A portion of the Oscillospiraceae bacterium genome contains these proteins:
- a CDS encoding nitronate monooxygenase family protein: protein MLTLAGKALPVPILQGGMGVGVSLGGLAGAVAACGGMGCISTADAGYREPDFARDPASANHRALTAEIQKAKALAKGAGLVAINAMVATQDYAAAIRTAVEAGVDAVVSGAGLPLELPGLVGTQEVAIAPIVSSARAAKLILRRWAKEFARTADFVVIEGCKAGGHLGFAEADLLADHCQSLDEILPEVLAEVQPYEAQFGHAIPVFVAGGIYTGADMAHYTKLGAAGVQLATRFIPTYECDASQTYKDVLLAAKPEDVRIIHSPVGMPGRALNTPLVQALAKGKRFAPRHCARCLKTCDPAKVPYCITHALIEAVKGNVEEGLFFCGANVGRLDRMYTVRELMDELTAEWRHDL from the coding sequence ATGCTGACCCTTGCCGGAAAGGCCCTGCCCGTGCCCATCCTGCAGGGCGGCATGGGCGTGGGCGTGTCCCTCGGCGGGCTGGCCGGGGCCGTGGCGGCCTGCGGTGGCATGGGGTGCATCTCCACCGCCGATGCGGGCTACCGGGAGCCGGATTTTGCCCGGGACCCGGCAAGCGCCAACCACCGCGCCCTGACCGCTGAGATCCAGAAAGCCAAAGCCCTTGCCAAGGGCGCGGGACTGGTGGCCATCAATGCGATGGTGGCCACCCAGGACTATGCCGCCGCCATCCGCACCGCGGTAGAAGCGGGCGTGGACGCGGTGGTGTCCGGCGCGGGCCTGCCGCTGGAGCTGCCCGGCCTTGTGGGCACGCAGGAGGTGGCCATTGCGCCCATCGTGTCCAGCGCACGGGCCGCTAAGCTCATCCTGCGCCGCTGGGCCAAGGAGTTTGCCCGCACCGCCGACTTTGTGGTCATCGAGGGCTGCAAGGCAGGCGGGCATCTGGGCTTTGCCGAGGCCGACCTGCTGGCAGACCACTGCCAGTCTCTGGACGAAATTCTGCCGGAAGTGCTGGCCGAGGTACAGCCCTATGAGGCGCAGTTCGGCCATGCCATCCCGGTGTTCGTGGCGGGCGGCATCTACACCGGGGCCGACATGGCCCACTATACAAAGCTGGGGGCCGCCGGGGTGCAGCTGGCCACCCGGTTCATCCCCACCTACGAGTGCGATGCCAGCCAGACCTACAAGGACGTGCTCCTGGCCGCAAAGCCGGAGGATGTGCGCATCATCCACAGCCCGGTGGGCATGCCGGGCCGGGCGCTGAACACCCCGCTGGTGCAGGCACTGGCCAAGGGCAAACGCTTTGCGCCCCGGCACTGCGCCCGTTGTTTAAAGACCTGCGACCCCGCAAAGGTGCCCTACTGCATCACCCACGCCCTCATCGAAGCGGTGAAGGGCAATGTGGAAGAGGGGCTGTTCTTCTGCGGGGCCAACGTGGGCCGACTGGACCGGATGTACACCGTCCGGGAACTGATGGACGAATTGACCGCCGAATGGAGGCATGACCTATGA
- the fabG gene encoding 3-oxoacyl-[acyl-carrier-protein] reductase → MSEETVTRAAVVTGGSRGIGRAVCVALAKQGCNVVVNYCHGAEPAEQTAALCRAEGVDAVAVQADVSTAEGCKTLFDAAVNAFGRVDVLVNNAGITRDGLLLRMSEADFDAVLNANLKGAFLCCKEAARRMVRQRHGRIINLSSVVALRGNAGQANYAASKAGLIGLTKSLAKELAGRNITVNAVAPGLIETDMTAALPEAVRTGMLHSIPAGRAGKPEDVANAAAFFAAEQSSYLTGQVLCVDGGMAM, encoded by the coding sequence ATGAGCGAAGAGACTGTGACCCGCGCGGCGGTGGTCACCGGCGGCAGCCGGGGGATTGGCCGGGCGGTGTGTGTGGCACTGGCAAAGCAGGGCTGCAACGTGGTGGTCAACTACTGCCACGGCGCAGAGCCTGCGGAGCAGACGGCAGCGCTCTGCCGCGCCGAGGGCGTGGACGCCGTGGCCGTACAGGCCGATGTTTCCACCGCTGAGGGCTGCAAAACGCTGTTTGACGCGGCGGTCAACGCCTTTGGCCGGGTGGATGTGCTGGTGAACAACGCAGGCATCACCCGTGACGGCCTGCTCCTGCGCATGTCTGAGGCCGATTTTGACGCCGTGCTGAACGCAAACCTCAAGGGCGCATTCCTCTGCTGCAAGGAGGCCGCCCGCCGCATGGTGCGCCAGCGGCATGGCCGCATCATCAACCTGTCCAGCGTGGTGGCCCTGCGGGGCAACGCCGGGCAGGCCAACTACGCCGCCAGCAAGGCGGGGCTCATCGGCCTGACCAAGAGCCTGGCCAAGGAGCTGGCAGGCCGGAACATCACGGTGAATGCCGTGGCCCCCGGCCTGATCGAGACCGATATGACCGCCGCCCTGCCGGAAGCCGTCCGCACCGGAATGCTGCACAGCATCCCGGCGGGCCGGGCCGGAAAGCCGGAGGACGTGGCAAACGCCGCGGCATTTTTTGCCGCAGAACAAAGCAGCTATCTCACCGGGCAGGTGCTCTGTGTGGACGGCGGCATGGCAATGTAA
- the fabZ gene encoding 3-hydroxyacyl-ACP dehydratase FabZ has product MAEPRTVRETPNALTSEQIAAILPHRYPFALVDRILDYEPGQWAIGRKCVSRNEEFFCGHFPGQPVMPGVLILEALAQTGAVAALSLPENKGKLALFGGIKNARFRKQVTPGDVLTLHCELVEQRGPVGVGKASAYVDGKCAATAELTFVLTEAQ; this is encoded by the coding sequence ATGGCCGAACCTCGTACCGTGCGCGAAACGCCCAACGCGCTGACCAGTGAGCAGATCGCGGCGATCCTGCCCCACCGCTACCCCTTTGCCCTTGTGGACCGCATCCTGGACTACGAGCCGGGCCAGTGGGCCATCGGCCGCAAGTGCGTGAGCCGCAATGAGGAATTTTTCTGTGGGCACTTCCCCGGCCAGCCGGTAATGCCCGGCGTGCTCATTCTGGAAGCGCTGGCCCAGACCGGGGCCGTGGCCGCCCTCAGCCTGCCCGAAAACAAGGGCAAGCTGGCCCTGTTCGGCGGCATCAAAAATGCCCGCTTCCGCAAGCAGGTCACCCCCGGCGACGTGCTCACCCTGCACTGCGAGCTGGTGGAACAGCGCGGCCCGGTGGGCGTGGGCAAGGCCTCGGCCTATGTGGACGGCAAATGTGCCGCCACCGCAGAGCTGACCTTCGTGCTGACCGAAGCACAGTAA
- a CDS encoding DUF561 domain-containing protein, with amino-acid sequence MKLLNEILGTRYPIIQGGMANIATGEFAAACSNAGALGIIGAGGMNADTLRENIRRCKQLTAKPFGVNIMLMHPQADEFAKIVVEEGVQVVTTGAGNPGKYVPMWKAAGIKVIPVVAAAVLAKHLEPLGIDAVIAEGTESGGHVGEMTTMALVPQVVDAVSVPVIAAGGIADGRQLAAALALGACGVQVGTCLLASEECPIHENYKAALLKAKDSDTIVTGRSVGAPVRVLKNRMSREYVRQEKAGADKMELEKYTLGSLRRAVFEGDTTTGSLMAGQVAGMLHEVRPVADILNDLWEGGRQRIAALNELC; translated from the coding sequence ATGAAACTTTTAAATGAAATTTTAGGGACCAGATATCCCATCATCCAGGGCGGCATGGCCAACATCGCCACCGGCGAGTTTGCCGCCGCCTGCTCCAACGCGGGAGCGCTGGGCATCATCGGCGCGGGCGGCATGAACGCCGACACCCTGCGCGAGAACATCCGCCGCTGCAAGCAATTGACGGCCAAGCCCTTCGGCGTGAACATCATGCTGATGCACCCGCAGGCCGACGAGTTTGCCAAGATCGTGGTGGAAGAAGGCGTGCAGGTGGTCACCACCGGTGCCGGCAACCCCGGCAAGTACGTTCCCATGTGGAAAGCCGCCGGCATCAAGGTCATTCCCGTGGTGGCGGCCGCCGTGCTGGCAAAGCATCTGGAGCCGCTGGGCATCGACGCCGTCATTGCCGAGGGCACCGAGAGCGGCGGCCATGTGGGCGAAATGACCACCATGGCGCTGGTGCCGCAGGTGGTGGATGCGGTGAGCGTGCCCGTCATTGCGGCGGGCGGCATCGCCGACGGCCGCCAGCTGGCGGCTGCGCTGGCCCTGGGTGCCTGCGGCGTACAGGTGGGCACCTGCCTGCTGGCAAGCGAGGAGTGCCCCATCCATGAGAACTATAAAGCCGCCCTGCTCAAGGCCAAGGACAGTGACACCATCGTCACCGGCCGCAGCGTCGGCGCACCGGTGCGTGTGCTGAAAAACCGCATGAGCCGCGAGTACGTCCGGCAGGAAAAGGCCGGGGCCGACAAGATGGAACTGGAAAAATACACCCTCGGCAGCCTGCGCCGGGCCGTGTTTGAGGGCGACACCACCACCGGCAGCCTGATGGCCGGTCAGGTGGCCGGGATGCTCCACGAGGTGCGCCCCGTGGCCGACATCCTGAACGACCTGTGGGAAGGCGGGAGGCAGCGCATCGCCGCGCTGAACGAGCTATGCTGA
- a CDS encoding beta-ketoacyl-ACP synthase 3 — protein sequence MKGFQLIATGGALPGRTVTNEELSRTVDTSDAWITSRTGIRTRHWCTADESAATLAIAAAKQALQRSGLAPADIACCVCATLSAPDATPSVACQVQAALGLPENRPALDVNAACSGFLYGTAVARGLLATLGGQYALVIGCEALSRLMDPADRSTCVLFGDGAGAAIFRLADTPFALTLGARGSDVLHAGGPDRNGSAPITMDGKAVFRFAVDALPRCLHTVLDETGKTLDEVDWVVCHQANSRIIDHCVRALHADPAKFYKNMDRHGNTSAASIPVALNELAETGQLQPGQTIACIGFGGGLTWGGMIVEYKK from the coding sequence ATGAAGGGCTTCCAGCTGATAGCCACCGGCGGGGCGCTGCCCGGCCGGACGGTCACGAACGAAGAGCTCAGCCGCACTGTGGACACCAGTGACGCGTGGATCACCTCCCGCACCGGCATCCGCACCCGGCACTGGTGCACCGCGGACGAATCCGCCGCCACGCTGGCCATTGCCGCCGCAAAACAGGCGCTGCAGCGCAGCGGCCTCGCCCCGGCAGACATCGCCTGCTGCGTGTGCGCCACCCTGTCGGCCCCGGACGCCACCCCCAGTGTGGCCTGTCAGGTACAGGCGGCGCTGGGCCTGCCGGAAAACCGGCCTGCGCTGGACGTCAACGCGGCCTGCTCCGGCTTTTTGTACGGCACTGCTGTGGCGCGGGGCCTGCTGGCCACGCTGGGCGGGCAGTACGCCCTGGTCATCGGGTGCGAAGCCCTTTCCCGCCTGATGGACCCCGCCGACCGCTCCACCTGCGTCCTCTTCGGGGACGGAGCCGGGGCGGCCATCTTCCGGCTGGCCGACACCCCCTTTGCCCTCACGCTGGGGGCCCGGGGCAGCGACGTCCTGCACGCCGGTGGGCCGGACCGGAACGGTTCTGCCCCCATCACCATGGACGGCAAAGCAGTGTTCCGCTTTGCGGTGGATGCCCTGCCCCGCTGCCTGCACACGGTGCTGGACGAGACCGGCAAGACGCTGGACGAGGTAGACTGGGTGGTCTGTCATCAGGCCAACAGCCGCATCATCGACCACTGTGTGCGGGCTCTGCACGCCGACCCGGCCAAATTCTACAAGAACATGGACCGCCACGGCAACACCAGCGCCGCCAGCATCCCGGTAGCCCTGAACGAGCTGGCCGAGACCGGGCAGCTGCAGCCGGGGCAGACGATCGCCTGCATCGGCTTTGGCGGCGGCCTGACCTGGGGCGGCATGATCGTGGAGTATAAGAAATAA
- a CDS encoding acetyl-CoA carboxylase carboxyltransferase subunit alpha → MIKEILEQLAPLDAQINALKGSGDDMDAITAHAAELAELAVEEDEILRACGPLTAEDRVFLARHPDRPHIDETISALFTDFFEQRGDRQCKEDPAILGGVARFHGMPVTVIGHRKGSSLEENLACNFGMPGPEGYRKALRLMKQAEKFGRPIITFIDTPGAYPGKDAEERGQGEAIARNLMEMSGLTVPVIAVVTGEGSSGGALALGVANHILMLENAVYSVLSPEGFASILWKDASRSGEACEMMKLTAQDLYRDGIVEEVIPEPVGGAQRGHTVLFEQLDAALWAHLKTLCRMNGRALADQRYKKYRQIGEMRNA, encoded by the coding sequence ATGATCAAGGAAATTCTGGAGCAGCTGGCTCCGCTGGATGCACAGATCAACGCCCTGAAGGGCAGCGGCGACGACATGGACGCCATCACGGCCCACGCCGCCGAGCTGGCAGAGCTTGCCGTAGAGGAGGACGAGATCCTGCGTGCCTGCGGCCCGCTGACCGCCGAGGACCGGGTCTTTCTGGCCCGGCACCCGGACCGCCCCCACATTGACGAGACCATCTCCGCCCTGTTCACCGACTTCTTTGAGCAGCGGGGTGACCGCCAGTGCAAGGAGGACCCCGCCATCCTGGGCGGTGTGGCCCGCTTCCACGGCATGCCGGTGACCGTCATCGGTCACCGCAAGGGCTCCTCGCTGGAGGAGAACCTTGCCTGCAATTTCGGTATGCCGGGGCCGGAGGGCTACCGCAAGGCCCTGCGCCTGATGAAGCAGGCTGAAAAGTTCGGCCGGCCCATCATCACGTTCATCGACACGCCGGGCGCTTACCCCGGCAAGGACGCCGAGGAGCGCGGCCAGGGCGAGGCCATCGCCCGCAACCTGATGGAGATGAGCGGCCTGACCGTGCCGGTCATCGCCGTCGTCACCGGCGAGGGTTCCTCCGGCGGTGCGCTGGCGCTGGGTGTGGCAAACCACATCCTCATGCTGGAAAACGCCGTCTATTCGGTGCTGAGCCCCGAGGGCTTTGCCAGCATCCTGTGGAAGGACGCCTCCCGCAGCGGCGAAGCCTGCGAGATGATGAAGCTGACCGCACAGGATCTGTACCGGGACGGCATCGTGGAAGAAGTGATCCCGGAGCCGGTGGGCGGTGCCCAGCGCGGCCACACGGTGCTGTTTGAGCAGCTGGACGCTGCCCTGTGGGCACACCTGAAAACGCTGTGCCGCATGAACGGCAGGGCCCTGGCCGACCAGCGCTACAAGAAATACCGCCAGATCGGAGAAATGAGGAACGCATGA
- the fabF gene encoding beta-ketoacyl-ACP synthase II produces the protein MEKRRVVVTGLGTVNPLGNTVAESWAAAKAGQCGIAPITQFDTAGFKCKLAAEVKGFDPEAIVDKKELRKMARFTLLALAAANEAIQDSGLDPEANAKTTGVILSSGIGGLPTIEEQHTRGEEKGMEKVSPYFVPMSIANMAAAQVAIRFGLKGMCTCPVTACAGGTNAVGDAFHRIRDGYEDAMVCGGAESCISPLGIGGFTSMKALSTATDPDAASLPFDARRGGFVMGEGSGVLVLEELEHARARGAHIYAEVVGYGANCDAYHFTAPAPGGAGAIDCMKQTLADAGIAPEQVDHINAHGTGTHMNDSCETAAIHAVFGEHAKELTVVSTKSMTGHLLGGAGGVEAVFTALALRDQFAPPTIHYEQPDPECDLDYVPNVGRAQNMTYALSNSLGFGGHNACIALRRWEE, from the coding sequence ATGGAAAAACGCAGAGTGGTCGTTACCGGTCTGGGCACTGTGAACCCGCTGGGCAACACCGTGGCCGAGAGCTGGGCCGCCGCAAAGGCCGGACAGTGCGGCATTGCCCCCATCACCCAGTTCGATACCGCTGGGTTCAAGTGCAAACTGGCGGCTGAGGTGAAGGGCTTTGACCCGGAAGCGATCGTGGACAAAAAAGAGCTGCGCAAGATGGCCCGCTTTACCCTGCTGGCACTGGCTGCCGCAAACGAAGCCATCCAGGACAGCGGCCTTGATCCCGAAGCCAACGCCAAAACCACCGGCGTCATCCTGTCCAGCGGCATCGGCGGGCTGCCCACCATCGAGGAGCAGCACACCCGCGGCGAGGAAAAAGGCATGGAGAAGGTCAGCCCCTACTTCGTGCCCATGTCCATTGCCAACATGGCGGCGGCCCAGGTGGCCATCCGCTTCGGCCTGAAGGGCATGTGCACCTGCCCGGTCACGGCCTGCGCCGGCGGCACCAACGCCGTGGGCGATGCCTTCCACCGCATCCGCGACGGCTACGAGGACGCCATGGTCTGCGGCGGTGCCGAGAGCTGCATCAGCCCGCTGGGCATCGGCGGCTTTACCAGCATGAAGGCCCTTTCCACCGCCACCGACCCGGATGCGGCCAGCCTGCCCTTCGACGCCCGCCGCGGCGGCTTCGTGATGGGCGAAGGCAGCGGTGTGCTGGTGCTGGAAGAGCTGGAGCACGCCAGAGCCCGGGGCGCACACATCTACGCCGAGGTGGTGGGCTACGGTGCCAACTGCGACGCCTACCACTTCACCGCCCCGGCTCCCGGCGGCGCGGGTGCCATCGACTGCATGAAGCAGACCCTGGCCGACGCCGGCATCGCCCCGGAACAGGTGGACCACATCAACGCCCACGGCACCGGCACCCATATGAACGACTCCTGCGAGACCGCTGCCATCCACGCGGTGTTCGGGGAGCACGCCAAGGAGCTGACCGTCGTGAGCACCAAGAGCATGACCGGCCACCTGCTGGGCGGCGCGGGCGGCGTGGAAGCCGTGTTCACGGCACTGGCCCTGCGGGACCAGTTTGCCCCGCCCACCATCCATTACGAGCAGCCCGACCCGGAGTGCGACCTGGACTATGTGCCGAATGTGGGCCGCGCCCAGAACATGACCTACGCACTGAGCAACAGTCTGGGCTTTGGCGGGCACAATGCCTGCATCGCCCTGCGCAGATGGGAGGAGTGA
- a CDS encoding amino acid ABC transporter permease produces the protein MILGRLSGAFLLNCELFALTLLFALPLGLVVAFGSMSRCKVLSGAVKTFVWVIRGTPLMLQIIVIYLGPGLLGMANPWPSGSGGRMVAAVVAFAINYACYFSEIYRGGIEAVPKGQTEAGQVLGMTKPQIFFKVTLLQVIKRILPPMGNEIITLVKDTSLANTIANKEIIMMAKEYSAKGLIWPLFSTAIFFLVFVGALTLLFGWLEKKLDYFRC, from the coding sequence GTGATCCTTGGGCGCCTTTCCGGCGCGTTCCTGCTCAACTGTGAGCTGTTTGCCCTGACGCTGCTGTTTGCGTTGCCGCTGGGGCTTGTGGTGGCCTTTGGCTCCATGAGCCGCTGCAAGGTGCTGTCCGGCGCGGTCAAGACCTTTGTGTGGGTCATCCGCGGCACGCCGCTCATGCTGCAGATCATTGTCATCTATCTGGGCCCGGGCCTGCTGGGCATGGCGAACCCCTGGCCCTCCGGCTCCGGCGGCCGCATGGTGGCGGCGGTGGTGGCCTTTGCCATCAACTATGCCTGCTACTTCTCCGAGATCTACCGCGGCGGCATCGAGGCAGTGCCCAAGGGCCAGACCGAGGCCGGGCAGGTGCTGGGCATGACCAAGCCCCAGATCTTCTTCAAGGTGACGCTGCTGCAGGTGATCAAGCGCATCCTGCCGCCCATGGGCAACGAGATCATCACCCTGGTCAAGGACACCTCGCTGGCCAACACCATCGCCAACAAGGAGATCATCATGATGGCCAAGGAGTACAGCGCAAAGGGCCTGATCTGGCCGCTGTTCTCCACGGCGATCTTCTTCCTGGTGTTCGTGGGGGCTCTCACCCTGCTGTTTGGCTGGCTTGAGAAAAAGCTGGATTATTTCCGCTGCTGA
- the fabD gene encoding ACP S-malonyltransferase — translation MKLAVLYAGQGAQHPGMGKEFYESSPAFRAAFDSAALDFDLHRVCFEDPDGVLNQTEYTQPCMVAFACGVTAVLAEHGVQPAYAAGLSLGEYSALEAAGVFTAKQAIELAAYRGKAMADAAKGIDCGMTAVLGLDRTALSACCEEAAALGCVQICNYNCPGQLVIGGEKAAVDKAAELAKAAGARRCLPLKVSGPFHTRLMAPAGDALAERFKTERFREMQIPVLFNCLGREKADADTIPDLLVKQVQSSVYMEDTLRHLGELGVDHILEVGPGSALSGFVKKTLPGVPCASVETPEQLDAALAAWRDEA, via the coding sequence ATGAAACTTGCTGTTCTGTATGCCGGTCAGGGTGCCCAGCACCCCGGCATGGGCAAAGAATTTTACGAAAGCTCCCCCGCCTTCCGGGCCGCCTTCGACAGCGCGGCGCTGGATTTTGACCTGCACCGCGTCTGCTTTGAGGACCCGGACGGCGTTCTGAATCAGACCGAATACACCCAGCCCTGCATGGTGGCCTTTGCCTGCGGCGTCACCGCCGTGCTGGCCGAGCATGGCGTGCAGCCCGCTTACGCTGCCGGGCTTTCGCTGGGCGAATACTCCGCGCTGGAAGCTGCCGGGGTGTTCACCGCCAAGCAGGCCATTGAGCTGGCCGCCTACCGGGGCAAAGCCATGGCCGATGCGGCCAAGGGCATCGACTGCGGCATGACCGCCGTGCTGGGCCTGGACCGCACTGCGCTTTCCGCCTGCTGCGAAGAGGCTGCGGCGCTGGGCTGTGTGCAGATCTGCAACTACAACTGCCCCGGCCAGCTGGTCATCGGCGGCGAGAAAGCCGCTGTGGATAAGGCCGCCGAACTGGCCAAAGCCGCCGGTGCCCGCCGCTGCCTTCCGCTGAAGGTGAGCGGCCCCTTCCACACCCGGCTGATGGCCCCCGCCGGGGACGCCCTCGCCGAACGGTTCAAGACCGAGCGGTTCCGTGAGATGCAGATCCCGGTGCTGTTCAACTGTCTGGGCCGCGAAAAGGCCGACGCGGACACCATCCCGGACCTGCTGGTGAAGCAGGTGCAGAGCAGTGTTTACATGGAGGACACCCTCCGCCACCTGGGCGAACTGGGTGTGGACCACATTCTGGAAGTCGGCCCCGGCAGTGCCCTGTCCGGCTTTGTGAAAAAGACCCTGCCCGGCGTGCCGTGCGCTTCGGTGGAGACACCGGAGCAGCTGGACGCCGCGCTGGCCGCATGGAGGGACGAAGCATGA
- the acpP gene encoding acyl carrier protein → MTFEEMKKIVVDTLNCDEDKVTMEASLTEDLEADSLDAVELNMALEDACGVSVPDEELAKLKTVGDIYNYITAHV, encoded by the coding sequence ATGACGTTTGAAGAAATGAAGAAGATCGTTGTCGATACCCTGAACTGCGATGAGGACAAGGTAACTATGGAGGCCAGCCTGACCGAGGATCTGGAGGCCGACAGCCTGGATGCCGTGGAGCTGAACATGGCCCTGGAGGATGCCTGCGGCGTGTCCGTGCCCGACGAGGAGCTGGCAAAGCTCAAGACCGTGGGCGACATCTACAACTACATCACCGCACACGTCTGA
- a CDS encoding transporter substrate-binding domain-containing protein translates to MKRISRRSFLMAAGLGVAALGLAACGGAASASTAASASSAASGSNAAAQSDLDEIKGKGKMVIGYTVYEPMNYTDADGNFTGFDTELATAVCEKLGVEPEFVEINWDTKVVELDAKSIDCIWNGMTLTEDIMANTATTKAYAKNAQVVVVKDGTDYTSTADLADKTVVAEAGSAGEAAIQGDENLSKADYVSKSVQTDCLMEVAAGTADAAVLDLTLANAMIGAGTDYAGLKIVDELNAEEYGVAFRKGSDAAAAVDAAFDELKADGTMQALADKYDLALAE, encoded by the coding sequence ATGAAACGCATTTCTCGTCGCAGCTTTCTGATGGCCGCCGGTCTCGGCGTGGCCGCTCTGGGTCTTGCCGCCTGTGGCGGTGCCGCATCCGCTTCCACCGCCGCTTCTGCATCTTCTGCCGCGTCCGGCAGCAACGCCGCAGCACAGAGCGACCTGGACGAGATCAAGGGCAAGGGCAAGATGGTCATTGGCTACACCGTCTACGAGCCCATGAACTACACCGATGCCGACGGCAACTTTACCGGTTTTGACACCGAGCTTGCCACCGCCGTGTGCGAGAAGCTGGGCGTGGAGCCGGAGTTCGTGGAGATCAACTGGGACACCAAGGTGGTGGAGCTGGACGCCAAGAGCATCGACTGCATCTGGAACGGCATGACCCTCACCGAGGACATCATGGCCAACACCGCCACCACCAAGGCCTACGCCAAGAACGCACAGGTCGTTGTGGTGAAGGACGGCACCGACTACACCTCCACCGCCGATCTGGCGGACAAGACCGTGGTGGCCGAGGCCGGTTCCGCCGGTGAAGCCGCCATTCAGGGCGACGAGAACCTGTCCAAGGCCGACTACGTCTCCAAGAGCGTGCAGACCGACTGCCTGATGGAAGTGGCCGCCGGCACCGCCGATGCCGCTGTGCTGGACCTGACCCTGGCCAATGCCATGATCGGCGCGGGCACCGACTACGCAGGCCTTAAGATCGTGGACGAGCTGAACGCCGAAGAGTACGGCGTGGCCTTCCGCAAGGGCAGCGACGCGGCCGCCGCCGTGGATGCCGCCTTTGACGAGCTGAAGGCGGACGGCACCATGCAGGCCCTGGCCGACAAGTACGATCTGGCCCTGGCCGAGTGA
- a CDS encoding amino acid ABC transporter ATP-binding protein has translation MALLEASGIGKDFGETHVLKDISLTLEQGEALAIIGSSGSGKTTLLRCLNFLERPDTGVIKVNGETMWDAADPATQRESEVRKKRLHFGLVFQNFNLFPQYTALQNVMLAGELLAKERPDYKANKKAIHAQLEQQAKELLAQMGLSERAGHYPHQLSGGQQQRVAIARALALHPDILCFDEPTSALDPELTGEVLRVLRDLADRKTTMIIVTHEMNFARDVADRILFMDGGVVVEQGPARQLIEHPQEERTRRFLAHYSE, from the coding sequence ATGGCATTATTGGAAGCCTCCGGCATCGGGAAGGATTTCGGAGAGACACACGTTTTAAAGGATATCTCGCTGACCCTGGAGCAGGGCGAGGCGCTGGCCATCATCGGTTCGTCCGGTTCCGGCAAGACCACCCTGCTGCGCTGCCTGAACTTTCTGGAGCGGCCGGACACCGGTGTCATCAAGGTGAACGGCGAGACCATGTGGGACGCCGCCGACCCCGCCACCCAGCGGGAGAGCGAGGTGCGCAAAAAGCGGCTGCACTTCGGGCTGGTGTTCCAGAACTTCAACCTGTTCCCGCAGTATACGGCATTGCAGAACGTGATGCTGGCCGGGGAGCTGCTGGCCAAGGAGCGCCCGGACTACAAGGCCAACAAAAAAGCCATCCACGCCCAGCTGGAGCAGCAGGCGAAGGAGCTTCTGGCCCAGATGGGCCTGTCGGAGCGGGCGGGCCACTACCCGCATCAGTTGTCCGGCGGCCAGCAGCAGCGCGTGGCCATTGCCCGGGCCCTGGCCCTGCACCCGGACATCCTCTGCTTCGACGAGCCTACCAGCGCGCTGGACCCGGAGCTGACCGGCGAGGTGCTGCGCGTTCTGCGGGACCTTGCCGACCGCAAGACCACCATGATCATCGTGACCCACGAGATGAACTTTGCCCGTGATGTGGCCGACCGCATCCTGTTCATGGACGGCGGCGTGGTGGTGGAGCAGGGCCCGGCCCGGCAGCTCATCGAGCACCCGCAGGAAGAGCGCACCCGCCGCTTCCTGGCTCACTATTCCGAATAA